In a single window of the Penaeus monodon isolate SGIC_2016 chromosome 3, NSTDA_Pmon_1, whole genome shotgun sequence genome:
- the LOC119597876 gene encoding acetylcholinesterase-like, which translates to MDAVGQHLRTSPQQVFTYKLQQPFITYFPDSDIGHGDDVQYLFNTEYNKTLQRDEDIFVSRIMVEIWTNFATTGHPTPDRSLGFKWAPTLSSNNAYLAITSSPFMKTSQDSRIHEFWKNMPTKSNKRLYPESFEPTVH; encoded by the exons ATGGACGCAGTTGGACAACACCTCAGAACGTCTCCTCAACAAGTATTCACCTACAAGTTGCAGCAAC CTTTTATAACTTATTTTCCCGATTCAGATATTGGTCATGGTGATGACGTGCAGTACTTGTtcaacacagaatataacaagacTTTACAGCGAGACGAGGATATCTTCGTCAGCCGTATCATGGTGGAAATCTGGACCAACTTTGCTACCACTGG GCACCCAACGCCAGACCGGTCTCTTGGTTTCAAGTGGGCACCGACGTTGTCATCGAACAACGCATACTTGGCAATCACTTCCTCGCCTTTCATGAAAACATCCCAAGATTCCAGG ATCCATGAATTTTGGAAAAACATGCCGACCAAGAGTAACAAGAGGTTGTACCCTGAGAGCTTCGAGCCAACTGTGCACTAG